Proteins from a genomic interval of Streptomyces sp. NBC_00820:
- a CDS encoding SRPBCC family protein has protein sequence MAEHTSSSITIEAAPADVMAVIADFARYPDWTGEVKEAEVLASDAQGRAEQVRLVMDAGAIKDDQTLAYTWAGENEVSWTLVKSQMLRSLDGTYLLKPAGQDATEVTYRLTVDVKIPMLGMIKRKAEKVIIDRALAGLKKRVESDR, from the coding sequence ATGGCGGAACACACCAGTTCGAGCATCACGATCGAGGCGGCCCCGGCCGACGTCATGGCGGTGATCGCCGACTTCGCCCGCTACCCGGACTGGACCGGCGAGGTCAAGGAGGCCGAGGTCCTCGCCTCCGACGCGCAGGGCCGCGCCGAGCAGGTCCGGCTCGTCATGGACGCTGGCGCCATCAAGGACGACCAGACCCTCGCCTACACCTGGGCCGGCGAGAACGAGGTCTCCTGGACCCTGGTGAAGTCGCAGATGCTGCGCTCCCTCGACGGCACCTACCTGCTGAAGCCGGCCGGCCAGGACGCCACCGAGGTCACCTACCGCCTCACCGTCGACGTCAAGATCCCCATGCTGGGCATGATCAAGCGCAAGGCGGAGAAGGTCATCATCGACC